From a single Brassica rapa cultivar Chiifu-401-42 chromosome A01, CAAS_Brap_v3.01, whole genome shotgun sequence genomic region:
- the LOC103857569 gene encoding TLC domain-containing protein 4 codes for MDVMPYQNQAEGFVKRYLLADPCLPYTSVLAGIFLCKMVYDLMESFSSIHIKSYSALTKMKRIEWNNRGISTVHAIFISLMALYFVFFSDLFSDQTSLQGLMVFRSSPLSNFGLGVSVGYFLADLGMIIWLYPSLGGLEYIFHHSLSGVAVAYSLFSGEAQLYTYMVLISEVTTPSINLRWYLDTAGLKRSKAYLINGVAIFLAWLTARILLFIYMFYHVYIHYDQVVQMNTFGYLLVFVVPIALSVMNLMWFGKIVKGLKKTLEKRQ; via the exons ATGGACGTCATGCCTTACCAGAATCAGGCAGAGGGTTTTGTTAAACGCTATCTGTTAGCAGATCCATGTCTTCCTTATACTTCTGTTCTTGCTGGAATATTTCTCTGCAAGATG GTCTATGATCTTATGGAGTCATTCAGCTCTATTCATATCAAATCATACTCAGCTCTCACAAAAATGAAGAGAATTGAATGGAACAACAG GGGAATTTCTACAGTCCATGCGATATTTATCTCATTGATGGCACTCTACTTTGTGTTCTTCTCTGATTTGTTTTCTGACCAAACAAGTCTTCAAGGCCTTATGGTGTTTCGTAGCTCGCCTCTATCtaactttggtttagga GTATCAGTTGGTTACTTTCTTGCTGATCTTGGAATGATCATTTGGCTTTACCCTTCTTTAGGGGGATTAGAATAT ATTTTCCATCACAGCTTATCTGGAGTAGCAGTAGCGTATTCTCTGTTCTCAGGAGAGGCTCAGCTTTACACATACATGGTTCTAATATCTGAAGTGACTACACCATCTATCAATCTTAGATGGTACCTTGATACTGCTGGTTTGAAGCGGTCTAAAGCTTATCTTATTAATGGAGTTGCTATTTTCTTGGCTTGGTTG ACAGCAAGAATACTTCTGTTCATCTACATGTTTTACCATGTCTACATACACTACGATCAG GTGGTACAGATGAATACATTCGGTTATCTACTGGTATTCGTAGTACCGATTGCGTTGAGTGTAATGAACTTGATGTGGTTTGGTAAGATAGTGAAGGGATTGAAGAAAACACTTGAGAAAAGACAGTGA